Within Marinomonas mediterranea MMB-1, the genomic segment ATATTGCATCGCCCCCCCATGAAACTCGTTGATGTTGATTGAGGACAAGTAAACCGCAAAACTCATTCCGGTAATGCACACACAAGACACCATGGCCAATGCCACGACCATTTCCCGACGAGATGCGATATAGACAAAGCCATCTGATATTTTATTTGTGCCTTTGGTGGCGGAATGATGTTTGAAAACGCATGAAGATTTCAACGATAACCATAGGACGCAGCACAACATCGGAATATAGGACATTGCGTTCATTAGAATCACCCAACCAGAGCTCGTTGACGCGATTAATACACCTGCGATTGCAGGCCCTATAAGACGTGCACTATTGAAAGAGACTGAGTTCAAGCCCACTGCATTTGTTAGCGCTTTTTCTGGCACAACGTCTGAAACAAATGCATGTCGCGCAGGAATATCAAACGCCACCACGACACCGTGAGTCAAAGCTAAAAAATAGATATGCACTAGCGTGACTTGCTCCGTTATAACGAGCATACCCAAAGTAAACGATGTAGACATAAGCAACACTTGGGTTACTAGTAGTAGCTTGGCGCGATCAAAATAATCGGCCAAAAAACCCGTAAATGGAGATAAGACTAACTGAGGCACGTATTGCAGTAGAACGACAATACCAATAGCAGTGGCATTTTGTTTGGAAAGATAAGCGATAACCAACCAATCTAGTGCGGTTCTTTGCAGCCAAGTCCCTAGATTAGAAACAAATACACTGCTTAACCAAAAACGAAAATACCTATTTTCAAGCGAGCGGAATGTTTGAAGCACAGCCTTCTCCTCATCAAACAGAACTTTCAACTAAAAATGAACGTAATCGTTCATTCGTCGACTAAAACTGAATGCTTGATAGGTTGACGGCTACAATGAAACTCAGCGGCAATCCATTGCACAACCTCAGAACGCGAAACTCACGTCCTTACATAATGTAATTTAAATTTTTAGAATATAAATCAGTCGTTAATTACGCTCCACCATCAGATCACTACTAATTTCTTCAATCGTATTTTCAAGATCCGATTCTGTAAGATGTTTTGGTAAAGCCAAAAGAAAATTCGCTACGAATAACATTTCAGAACTCATAGGGGCGGGTTCACAGAAACTAGAAAGCTCTTTAACGTTCACTTGTAAACTAGCAAGTTTTTCAGAAACTTCTTTAACAATCCCTGGGCGGTCATTTCCAATCACCTTAATCGAAAGCTCTAGAAGGTCTCGGTCAACTACTGAAGCTCGCTCAACAGAGACCTTTAACCCTAACGGCTCTAAGTCCTCCAATGCGGCTACAAGTTTGGTTTCCTCATTCTTCTCCACTTCAACCGTAACGATTCCAGCAAACTTATCCGCTAGGTGAGCCATTCGGCTTTCCTTCCAGCTGCCTTTATTCAACTGAACAACATTCGAAAGCATTTCCACTAAACCAGGTCGATCTTCGCCTATTACTGTCAGAACCAATGTTTGAAACATACTACTTTCCATCCTATTTTCTGAGCCAGTTCGCAATACAGCTCGCACTTTAAAAGATAGAACTAAAATCTAAAATTTGAAAGTTTCAAAACAATCACTTACATTCAACTAATGAATTATTGGCGTTGTTTGTAGACAATAGGATTCTACCAATAGCCGATAACCCCTTTATATGCAGAGAATAGAAATGAAAAACCATCACACTGGCCCTCTTTCTCAGCACGAAAACATCGACCGAGAGCAGATTTCGGTACTTTACAGTGGCCTTTTCTCTGGGTTAGTCGTGTCATTGATCTCAGCCATTGGAATCGTGATCGTATTCTTCGGTGACGAACGAGACACAGCCAAACTACTCTGGTTATTAACCATGATTGCAAGCGCTGTTCAGCGTTGCATTGATTTTGTACTCTTTCGAAAGGAAAAACTTAGCGACCCGCAATTCGATACTCGTAAATATCAGCGGCGTTTTTCGAGCGGCTGCATTGCTTCCGCTCTTATCTGGTCGTCTTACCCCTTGTTTTTCTACGAAGGGTCGACAGTAAATGAACAAACAATCAGCATGATTATTATGACGGGCTTATCAGGTGGTGCAGCGACGACACTGGCCAGCCATAAACCAACAGCCATAAGCTACATATTACTTTTAATGGTCCCGTATTCACTTATTTTAATTTTCTCACCAATAGAGCACCACCGGGTCCTTGGTGTCATTGGGCTTTGCGCCACCGTCGCACTAGCAACGATGGCCAGAACCAATGCCCGTGTTCTAACCAATTCAATCACACTGAAGTTCGCCAACTCAGAGCTTCTAGAACAGATGGAAGAAAAAGTAGAACAACGGTCACGTCAAATATATGAGCTATCCCATAAAGACCCTTTAACAGGGTTACTTAATCGAGCGGCGTTTATCGAAACGTTCAAGGACATTAATAGCCCAGCGAACCAGCATAGCTCACTGCTCTTTATTGATCTCGATGGCTACAAACTCGTCAATGATGGCATGGGGCACGCCGCTGGCGATCAAATAATGAAGTCAGTGGCAGAACGAATCTTAGAGTATTGTGTTGATTCAACGCTTATATGCCGCTGGGGCGGTGATGAGTTTTTGGTCTACTCGCCCTATGAGTCGAAAGCTAAAACCCTTGAATTCGCAAATGGGTTGATCGAGCGTTTATCTCTACCGTACCCAGTCACGGCGCAATCCAGCGCAAATATTGGCGCTACGATTGGCATTGCCATTTATCCAGAACATGGTCTTGAGCAAAGTATGTTGATCCAGCGTGCAGATATGGCAATGTATCACCAAAAAAACATTGAGAAAGGCTACGCTCGATTCTTCGATGATAATTTACAAAGCAAGTTACTGAGAGAGCTACATTTGCGTAACTGCATGCTAAATGCGATTAACAACAAGGATTTCTATGTCCTTTTTCAGCCTATCATAGACACAACCCATAACGAGATTGCATTCATTGAAGCACTCGCCAGGTGGAACCTTGATGGTGAACAGATTAGTCCCGCAGAATTTATCCCTATTGCAGAGCAACATGGACTCATTAAGTCACTCGGGGAGCAACTGTTTATTCGCGCATTAGAAAAAGCAAAAACCTATGTAATGGAGCGACATTCAACCAAGTTGTGCTTCAATGTCTCAATAAATCAACTTCATGATATTCACTTCTCAAAAGTCGTCATTAAGGCGTTAAAGGATACTCAATTTCCAGCGGATAAACTGGTTCTTGAAATGACAGAAACGGCTATGGCACAAGATAAATCGACGATTATGACCCAGTTACGAAAGCTCAGATCACTGGGCATTCAAGTCGCAATAGACGACTTTGGCACGGGATACTCTTCCCTAGCCTATATGCAAAATTTCGACATTGATCTGGTCAAATTAGATAGAAGCTTTATCACTCAAATTGATAGCGAACAAACGTCAGTTATAAAAGCCGTCACTGAATTATCTAAAGCGTTTCACTTTAATATCATTGCAGAGGGTATTGAATACAAGAATCAAGCAGAGAAGCTGCAATCACTAGATATTAGTGTGCATCAAGGTTTTCTGTATTACAGACCAATGACAATGAATCAGATCTCTGACCTATCTCTACAGCCGTGAACTTCATTTTAATCATTTCAATTTTGAAATTCCTGTTGACGATGTCATATTAGTACGACTTTATTGAACCTTTTATGGGAATCAACTCTATGTCTAATTTATTAGAAAAGCTTAATTGGCGTTATGCTACAAAAAAAATGGATCCGTCAAAGCCGGTTCCTCAGGAGAAAGTCGACGCCATCCTAGAAGCGATTCGCCTAACTGCAACATCAAGCGGACTCCAACCCTATGACGTTTTTGTTGTCACAAACAAAGCCTTGCGTGAAGACATAGTTCCACATGCTTGGGGACAAACTCAGATCACGGATGGTTCTCACCTACTCGTCTTCGCGGCATGGGATAACTATACCGAAGAGCGCATTAACGCCATGTTTGATTTGGTCAACGAAGAACGCGGTTTTACAAACGAAGGCTGGGAAGCGTACCGTCAAAAACTGCTGGCCGTGTACCCTCCTCGTGACGCCAAAGAAAACTATGAACATGCCGCTCGCCAAGCTTATATTGGTCTAGGCACCGCGCTCATTGCTGCCGCTGAAGAAGGTATCGACAGCACACCAATGGAAGGCTTTGACCCTGAAAAAGTAGACGAAATTCTCGGATTAAAAGAAAAAGGGCTTCGCTCTGTGATTCTCTTACCATTAGGCTATCGAGCAGAAGATGGGGATTGGCTAGTGAACCTCAAAAAAGTGCGTCGAGCAAAAGAGCAATTCATTACTGAATTGAAATAGTCTCCTAAAAAGACGGTAAACAAACGCTGCCTATAACCGATATGGCATATTAATCATGCCTATCGGTTCATATCGTTACGACACCATGTTATACATACTACAGACTCACAATACTAATCGCTGATGGAATGTAACATGGACCAACTGCCTTTGTTTCTGCTCGATTTATTATTTCGACCAGAAAACGTTCGACAATTACAAATCGATAATCTGAACGAAGAAGAAGTCTCCTTACTTGCGCGAACCTGCGCACAACATCGAATTGGGCCTTTGCTGAGCGAAAGCATAAAGAAAGCAAATTTATCCGTACCTGATACACTCTCCGATTACTTAACGAAAGCAAACAAAAAAAGTATCCAACGATACTTAGCAATACAATCCGAGCTAATCGCAATCAACAAGCTATTTTCTGAGAATGAAATCCCATTAGTCGTTTTAAAAGGGGCAGTGATATCCTCTGATGTTTACCCTTCCCCTCACCTAAGACCGATGCGTGATTTGGACGTATTAATTGAGCGAAAAGACACAAAGAAAGCCGTTCAGCTATTAAAAGATAATGGTTACACCCCTGAGATCAATCTTGATGTGTTTGATCTCGATGCCACTAAAGACTT encodes:
- a CDS encoding glycine cleavage system protein R, encoding MFQTLVLTVIGEDRPGLVEMLSNVVQLNKGSWKESRMAHLADKFAGIVTVEVEKNEETKLVAALEDLEPLGLKVSVERASVVDRDLLELSIKVIGNDRPGIVKEVSEKLASLQVNVKELSSFCEPAPMSSEMLFVANFLLALPKHLTESDLENTIEEISSDLMVERN
- a CDS encoding NAD(P)H-dependent oxidoreductase, whose amino-acid sequence is MSNLLEKLNWRYATKKMDPSKPVPQEKVDAILEAIRLTATSSGLQPYDVFVVTNKALREDIVPHAWGQTQITDGSHLLVFAAWDNYTEERINAMFDLVNEERGFTNEGWEAYRQKLLAVYPPRDAKENYEHAARQAYIGLGTALIAAAEEGIDSTPMEGFDPEKVDEILGLKEKGLRSVILLPLGYRAEDGDWLVNLKKVRRAKEQFITELK
- a CDS encoding putative bifunctional diguanylate cyclase/phosphodiesterase — its product is MKNHHTGPLSQHENIDREQISVLYSGLFSGLVVSLISAIGIVIVFFGDERDTAKLLWLLTMIASAVQRCIDFVLFRKEKLSDPQFDTRKYQRRFSSGCIASALIWSSYPLFFYEGSTVNEQTISMIIMTGLSGGAATTLASHKPTAISYILLLMVPYSLILIFSPIEHHRVLGVIGLCATVALATMARTNARVLTNSITLKFANSELLEQMEEKVEQRSRQIYELSHKDPLTGLLNRAAFIETFKDINSPANQHSSLLFIDLDGYKLVNDGMGHAAGDQIMKSVAERILEYCVDSTLICRWGGDEFLVYSPYESKAKTLEFANGLIERLSLPYPVTAQSSANIGATIGIAIYPEHGLEQSMLIQRADMAMYHQKNIEKGYARFFDDNLQSKLLRELHLRNCMLNAINNKDFYVLFQPIIDTTHNEIAFIEALARWNLDGEQISPAEFIPIAEQHGLIKSLGEQLFIRALEKAKTYVMERHSTKLCFNVSINQLHDIHFSKVVIKALKDTQFPADKLVLEMTETAMAQDKSTIMTQLRKLRSLGIQVAIDDFGTGYSSLAYMQNFDIDLVKLDRSFITQIDSEQTSVIKAVTELSKAFHFNIIAEGIEYKNQAEKLQSLDISVHQGFLYYRPMTMNQISDLSLQP
- a CDS encoding MFS transporter, translating into MLQTFRSLENRYFRFWLSSVFVSNLGTWLQRTALDWLVIAYLSKQNATAIGIVVLLQYVPQLVLSPFTGFLADYFDRAKLLLVTQVLLMSTSFTLGMLVITEQVTLVHIYFLALTHGVVVAFDIPARHAFVSDVVPEKALTNAVGLNSVSFNSARLIGPAIAGVLIASTSSGWVILMNAMSYIPMLCCVLWLSLKSSCVFKHHSATKGTNKISDGFVYIASRREMVVALAMVSCVCITGMSFAVYLSSININEFHGGAMQYGMLVSMMAVGSITGAVLTASLPAPTVRRMVYVATAYSIACLCVAMSGSIWMFCVALVFLGMTLQLMTTSANAFIQVSSDKKYKGRVMAVAISVILGSTALGGPLVGWLCDEFGGRYAIGLGALLGIVACIIGAVSLGNARSQHTLCRLSIDSTETKEYEKVKI